The Sulfolobus islandicus Y.N.15.51 sequence CTTATTATATCATCAACTGCGTGTTTTACACCTGGCCCACCAAATCCCCTTTCCCCAACTGAAACTTGACTTACGAAAATCGCAGTAAATCCTAGACCGGAAATAACTCTCTTCAATTGCATTGCAATACTCCTAGCCATCGCTGGTTTCGTTAAGTAAAGCGTACTTACTGAGTCCACAACGATTCTAGTAGCATTTGTATCCTTTATTGCAGCTCTAATGTTTTCTGATAACTCCTTAACATCATCTATGTTTTTCACAACGTACCTCTCCCTTTGTGCGGCACTACCAATTCCACCTGTAAATGCGTCAATTATTGCGAATTTCCCTTCCCTTTCATATTTTCTCACATCCCATCCAAAGTGTTCAAAGCTTCTACGTACAGAGACGGGATGTTCCTCTAAGGCTACAAATACACCTCCTTCACACTTTGTTAACCCGTTATATAGGAATTGTTTTCCTAAAATTGATTTACCAGTTCCCGGTCCACCTGAAACTAACACTATGTGCCTTTCTGGAATGACCACATCTGCGTTAATATTGTTAGGCGTAAAGCCAGAGGAAGCGTTTAAACTATCCTTTATTTCATTAATACCAGCCGCACTAGGTGCAATAGGTGTGACTTTACTTTTCAGCAAGCATGAGGTTTCACAAGCAGTTCACTCGGTAAGCCTATCCGGTTTGTTAATTTCAATCGTAGTTGCTACATTTGTTAGTATCTTCTTCATTAACGCATTATTGAGATTTGCTAGGACGAATAAGGTAGTTGTACTCGTAATAATCTTGGGGATTATAGCAATTATTAGCGGAATCTTAAGTGGTATTGCAAAAGGTTTTTATTAAGAGATATACAAGGTTTTATCATGGATGTAAAACAAAGGTTATTATCGAGTATGATTATCTCATTAGGTCTAACTATTATATCAGAGGGTATAGTATTAATGGGAATAGCCTCTCTACTTCATATATCTTTATTTTTTATATTTCCAGCTCTCGTAATTTTTTGGTTATTCCAATGGATTATATCTCCTTATGTAGTGGGAAGAGGCGGTTATGAGGTTTTTCCAAACGATCCACAGTACGGCTGGCTTTACAATTTAGTTAGGAAAATAGCGGAAGAGTCTAAAATTAAACCCCCTAGGGTTTTCGTTATTGACGCACCTTATCCTAATGCCTTTGCTTACGGCAATAGATTAAGCGGGATGAGAGTTGGAATAACTTTACCCCTATTAAATATCCTTAACATTGATGAATTAACTGCAGTTATAGCTCATGAAATAGGGCACATAAAGCATAGAGATGTTGAGATAGGTATGACAATAGGTCTAATTCCTACAGTATTAGGATATATTAGTACGCTACTGATGAATTTCGGATATTTGGCAATATTCCTTGCAGCTGATGAAATTGAACTATTATTCGCTATAGCAGCGTTGGCAATAGGATTTGTTATCTTCATTGTAACTTTCATCTTACAAATATTCGTCTTATGGTTTAATAGGCTTAGAGAATCCTATGCGGATTTAACTCATTTCTAGTATTAGGAGAGGGATCGAAGGCTTTAGCTACCGCGTTAGCTAAAATTGAAATTTATATGCAAAATATCAGGATTGACCCGTTTACTGGAATTATAGTGACAGCACCACGAGTAAAGGTTGAAGATAAAGATCCTTACTTGCTGGTTGAACAGTGGTTGAGAACTAAGGTTAGTGTATTTAAGGACATTTTATCCACTCATCCTTATCCAGCTAGGAGAGCACAAATGATTTACAGGTTAATCTATGGTAGTGATATATAGTTTTATCATAATAAATATTATATACTCTCTATACAGAGAATCTTTACAATGATCCATAAAAACGTAGAGAATAATGAAATTCAATGAAATAAAATTCGATATACGTATTCTAGCATAGTATTATCGCTAGAATACAGTTTGACCTATCAACGTCCATACTTGGAGACAGTTTGACGGGAATTTTAGGGAATTTGGTAAGGCAGGGAATCGTTAGAGCTGTTGGCCATTAATACTTATATTTCTACATTCCCTTATTTTTATACATATGAGCATACTAGCAATTTATAATCATTCAATGGAAACACTAGGTACGTTAAAGAAATTCTTACCTCGCGTTAAGGAAATAATGGCTGAAGAACTTAAGGGAGACGAACAATTTGATGCGTTAATAATAATGGGAGGACCGATGGGAGTTTATGAAAGGGATAAATATCACTTTTTAAACGTAGAGATGGAATTAGTAAAAAACGCGTATAAGCAAAACAAGAGAGTATTGGGAATTTGCTTAGGTTCCCAGTTAATTGCCGAAGCCTTAGGCGGTAAAGTAATTAAGGGTGGTTTTGGACAAGAAATTGGTGTTCAAAAAGTTAGGTTGTTAGGAGAGTTAAAGGATTTTATGGGTAGCGAGGAGTTATTAGTATTCCAATGGCACGGTGATACATTCTCGTTGCCAGAAAATGGTGTATTGCTGGGCTATAGCAACAAATATTTCCAAGTGTTTAGGCTAAAAAGAACTTTAGGTGTACAATTTCACGTTGAGGTGGATTCGGAAATGATTAGTAAATGGGTAAAACTATATGGAGGAAATGAAAGTATGGTTGAAGATGTAAAGAAATTTGAGAATGAACTTAAGAACTCCGCGTCAAAATTGATAAAGTATTGGATGAAATTATAACTTTTTTATCAATTCAGAGCTTGACATTACACCCCTTTTTCCAAATAAGCCATTATCATCACTTACAAAACATGATTAAGGTGTAAAGTCTCGCTGCGGAGATGGATAGTCCTATCTCATTCATTAGCTTAAATAACGCATCTCCTACTTTCATTACCAAATAATATGGACTTAATTATTTAAAATTAATAGGAAAAAGAGGGAAAGAGAGAAAAATAATTAGTTTGCTAAGAATCTACCTTTACAATAATCTGGAACTTATTTCCATATGCCGCTGACTGTCCATCAGCATCCCACACTTTTATAATATAAGTCCCTGGTGATATTGGGTGAGGCAATTGCAAGATTACCGTAGAATTTTGCCCTAATGGGACTTCTATACCAACACCATAATTCCCTATCTTAATTGGCTTAGATGGATGTAGAGGGAATTCATTCTTTATGCTACTGCTTGGCAAAATACCTAGTTGTTGACCAGTCCATTGATATAATACTGTACCGTTTGGATATAGTAGTTGGACCAGTACTATGAAACCACCATAGGTATCTGGACCAGCAGTCCTAGCTACTTGTAGGAACAATGTGCCATTTTCGTATAATCTAGTACCCACAAGAGAGTAGGCTGGAGTTTTAGAATAGTTGGTTAAATTTCCAAGCCCTTGAAAGTTTATCTGGTATAATCCTAGTGTCACACCCGTACTAAATAGTATCATAATGATTGCAATTATTGTTATAACCTTGCCATTCATCCTTCATCACCATAGGGGTATGTTATATTTACCAACCCTTATTCCCTTTGACTTTTTAGCTAAGAGGTAGTCAATTGAAAACCATCTACTCCCAGTGAAGACAAACATGAACGCAGCAGCGCCCTCAACTGCTGCTATTTGCCACTCATCAACGCATGTTGAACCTAACCATCCAGCAGCCAAACCTATTCCCCAAGCTAATCCAGCTAGTACGAGTCCCGACAGTCTCGTTAGGAACCCTAATATCATGAACAACCCGAAAATAGCTTCCAATGCTGTAAATAATATTATAAACTCGTAGAGTAAGCTGGGGTTTAACAGAATGCTTTCTAACATTCCCTTAATTGGAGCCCATGCGTGAGGAAGGAACGTTATTAATTTTCCTCCTACATATGCGCTACTATTTGGGTCTAGTTTAGCTGGTACATTAATAGCTCTTCTAACGAAGGCTGAGAAGAACATAAATCCTAATGTTATTCTAAGTATGGGAAGGAACTTTTGGGTTTCCTCTACTGCAACTTGAGCCATAATCCATCATCATTAACTATATCTCATTATAAGTTTATAAAGTTAGTTAGCAATAAATGTTAGATGTTTCTTTTTTTAAAGTAGTATATACTATACAAAATGATATTATATGAGATAAAGAAAGGAGGTCTCATCATTAGAGTAGCAGTGTGAAGCAAATTTACACATGCCTTAAAGACAAAAAGAGAATTTGTAGCCAATACGACACTTTCAAAAAACACAATTAGATTATAAGGTTTCTGTCTTAAATCAGTAAAATCTTATTATTTACCTTTAGATATAAAAT is a genomic window containing:
- a CDS encoding KaiC domain-containing protein; translated protein: MNADVVIPERHIVLVSGGPGTGKSILGKQFLYNGLTKCEGGVFVALEEHPVSVRRSFEHFGWDVRKYEREGKFAIIDAFTGGIGSAAQRERYVVKNIDDVKELSENIRAAIKDTNATRIVVDSVSTLYLTKPAMARSIAMQLKRVISGLGFTAIFVSQVSVGERGFGGPGVKHAVDDIIRLDLDEVEGVMYRSIIVWKMRDTKISMVRHPMDITDNGIVVKWDKYLKMTNWSVSIQPLPQKDVDEMKKAVEEAEKEVEVKVEEEE
- a CDS encoding type 1 glutamine amidotransferase, with protein sequence MSILAIYNHSMETLGTLKKFLPRVKEIMAEELKGDEQFDALIIMGGPMGVYERDKYHFLNVEMELVKNAYKQNKRVLGICLGSQLIAEALGGKVIKGGFGQEIGVQKVRLLGELKDFMGSEELLVFQWHGDTFSLPENGVLLGYSNKYFQVFRLKRTLGVQFHVEVDSEMISKWVKLYGGNESMVEDVKKFENELKNSASKLIKYWMKL
- a CDS encoding TQO small subunit DoxA domain-containing protein, which gives rise to MNGKVITIIAIIMILFSTGVTLGLYQINFQGLGNLTNYSKTPAYSLVGTRLYENGTLFLQVARTAGPDTYGGFIVLVQLLYPNGTVLYQWTGQQLGILPSSSIKNEFPLHPSKPIKIGNYGVGIEVPLGQNSTVILQLPHPISPGTYIIKVWDADGQSAAYGNKFQIIVKVDS
- a CDS encoding DoxD domain-containing protein translates to MAQVAVEETQKFLPILRITLGFMFFSAFVRRAINVPAKLDPNSSAYVGGKLITFLPHAWAPIKGMLESILLNPSLLYEFIILFTALEAIFGLFMILGFLTRLSGLVLAGLAWGIGLAAGWLGSTCVDEWQIAAVEGAAAFMFVFTGSRWFSIDYLLAKKSKGIRVGKYNIPLW